A genome region from Bradyrhizobium commune includes the following:
- a CDS encoding MarR family winged helix-turn-helix transcriptional regulator: MAELALIDDIRAASRLMVRELGFMDATVAATDYPPSAVHTILEIGIRGPMTSGELGDFLRLEKSSVSRLVRKLIDCGELRETQDEEDARSKLLSLTAKGRRSLEALHAFGRRQVRGALATLTDAEQRTVREGMMLYARALRQSREEDEAEAAA, encoded by the coding sequence ATGGCCGAACTCGCGCTGATCGACGACATTCGCGCCGCCTCGCGGCTGATGGTGCGGGAACTCGGCTTCATGGACGCCACCGTCGCGGCGACGGATTATCCACCATCGGCTGTACACACCATTCTGGAGATCGGCATCCGTGGCCCGATGACGTCAGGCGAGCTCGGCGATTTCCTGCGGCTGGAAAAATCCAGCGTCAGCCGCCTCGTGCGCAAGCTGATCGATTGCGGCGAGCTGCGAGAGACGCAGGATGAGGAGGACGCGCGCAGCAAGCTTTTGTCGCTGACGGCAAAAGGCCGACGCTCGCTGGAGGCGCTGCATGCGTTCGGCCGCCGGCAGGTGCGCGGTGCGCTGGCGACGCTGACAGATGCGGAGCAGCGCACGGTGCGCGAGGGGATGATGCTCTATGCGCGGGCGTTGAGGCAGAGCCGGGAGGAGGACGAGGCGGAAGCCGCGGCATAG
- a CDS encoding SDR family oxidoreductase codes for MQVTGKVVVVTGGANGIGKALCEAFHKAGAAKVVVADMDAANARAVAATVDGAAFKCDVAQEKDITHVIEETERQFGPIELFCSNAGIGGGFDPMSVNAGGASDEPWQRSWAIHVMAHVYAARHLIPRMKTRGGGYFLNTISAAGLLSQVGSPAYSTTKHAAVGFAENLAISHKAHNIKVSILCPQGVDTNMLRSIPKGPQSGDGDLTPEQVAKDVLAGLEQETFLILPHPQVLGYMRKKTENYDRWIGGMAKIQAKMREEFGK; via the coding sequence ATGCAGGTGACCGGCAAGGTCGTGGTCGTCACGGGCGGCGCCAATGGCATCGGCAAGGCGCTGTGCGAAGCTTTCCATAAGGCAGGCGCGGCCAAGGTCGTCGTCGCGGATATGGACGCCGCCAACGCAAGGGCGGTCGCCGCCACGGTCGACGGGGCGGCGTTCAAATGCGACGTCGCCCAGGAAAAGGACATCACCCATGTGATCGAGGAGACCGAACGGCAGTTCGGGCCCATCGAGCTGTTCTGCTCCAATGCCGGCATCGGCGGCGGCTTCGATCCGATGTCGGTGAATGCCGGCGGCGCCTCGGACGAGCCGTGGCAGCGCAGCTGGGCGATTCATGTGATGGCCCATGTCTATGCCGCGCGGCATCTCATCCCTCGCATGAAGACGCGCGGCGGCGGCTATTTCCTCAACACGATCTCGGCCGCGGGCCTCTTGTCGCAGGTCGGCAGCCCGGCCTATTCCACCACCAAGCACGCCGCGGTCGGCTTCGCCGAAAACCTCGCGATCTCGCACAAGGCCCACAACATCAAGGTCTCGATCCTCTGCCCGCAGGGCGTCGACACCAACATGCTGCGCTCGATCCCTAAAGGCCCGCAATCCGGCGATGGCGACCTCACGCCGGAACAGGTGGCAAAGGATGTGCTCGCCGGCCTGGAGCAGGAGACGTTCCTGATCCTGCCGCATCCGCAGGTGCTCGGCTATATGCGCAAGAAGACCGAGAACTACGACCGCTGGATCGGCGGCATGGCCAAGATCCAGGCGAAGATGCGGGAGGAGTTCGGGAAGTAG
- the trhA gene encoding PAQR family membrane homeostasis protein TrhA, whose translation MTVFRLKQLASTSVHAAADAIRWNYDRAELIADGIIHGIGVLSGIIAATVLVVLTAIYADAIDIVGVSIYVAGLLSMLVLSASYNLWPVSPVKWLLRRFDHSAIYLLIAATYTPFILELKDSTFALTLLICVWCVAIVGIVLKLRYPGRFDRVAVGIYLAMGWSGMMLYDSVVKALPALALGLVLAGGILYSLGVIFHAWRRLRFQNAIWHGFVLAGAACHYTAVLDLVLS comes from the coding sequence ATGACCGTCTTCAGGTTGAAACAGCTGGCATCCACATCCGTCCACGCTGCGGCGGATGCGATCCGCTGGAACTACGACCGCGCCGAGCTGATCGCCGACGGCATCATCCATGGCATCGGCGTGCTCTCGGGCATCATCGCCGCGACCGTGTTGGTGGTGCTGACGGCGATCTATGCCGACGCGATCGACATCGTCGGCGTCTCGATCTATGTCGCCGGCCTGCTGTCGATGCTGGTGCTGTCGGCGAGCTATAATCTCTGGCCGGTGTCGCCGGTGAAATGGCTGCTGCGGCGGTTCGACCATTCCGCGATCTATCTCTTGATCGCAGCGACCTACACGCCGTTCATCCTGGAGCTGAAGGACAGCACCTTCGCGCTGACGTTGCTCATCTGCGTCTGGTGCGTCGCGATCGTCGGCATCGTGCTGAAGCTTCGCTATCCCGGCCGGTTCGACCGCGTCGCCGTCGGCATCTATCTCGCGATGGGCTGGAGCGGCATGATGCTCTACGATTCCGTGGTCAAGGCGCTGCCGGCGCTGGCGCTGGGCTTGGTGCTTGCCGGCGGCATTCTCTACAGCCTTGGCGTGATCTTCCACGCCTGGCGGCGGCTGCGCTTCCAGAATGCAATCTGGCACGGCTTTGTCTTGGCCGGCGCGGCGTGCCATTATACCGCGGTGCTCGACCTCGTGTTGAGCTGA
- a CDS encoding YcjX family protein, with protein sequence MPFSFQDMVEEARLSARALIDYGEHFFNPTVRLGVTGLSRAGKTVFITALIHGLTRGGRFPVFEAYASGRIARAHLAPQPDDAVPRFAYESHLRALIEERRWPNSTVDISELRLVIDYQRQNGADRTLTLDIVDYPGEWLLDLPLLQKSFEQWSAESLALSREAPRAHLAGEWHAHLATLKSEAREDEQATLTAAKLFTDYLRACRDERFAMSLLPPGRFLMPGNLADTPALTFAPLDVPAGRLAPDGSLWAMMVRRYEAYKDVVVRPFFRDHFARLDRQIVLADALAAFNSGPEALHDLEAALAGILDCFRIGRSTILSSLFRPRIDRILFAATKADHLHHSSHDRLEAVLRRAVTRAVARAEDTGAEIDVVALAAVRATREAQVAHGRDKLPSILGTPAAGESASGEFFDGNTEVATFPGDLPADPEPLFNGSDAFRGLSTEAAEKSDFRFLRFRPPKLEREGSEEPVLPHIRLDRALQFLIGDKLA encoded by the coding sequence ATGCCATTCAGTTTCCAGGATATGGTCGAGGAAGCGCGCCTGTCAGCCCGGGCGCTGATCGATTATGGCGAGCACTTCTTCAACCCGACGGTGCGGCTTGGCGTCACCGGCCTGTCGCGGGCCGGCAAGACCGTGTTCATCACCGCGCTGATCCACGGGCTGACGCGCGGCGGCCGGTTTCCGGTGTTCGAGGCCTATGCCTCGGGCCGGATCGCGCGGGCACATCTTGCGCCGCAGCCCGACGATGCCGTGCCGCGCTTTGCCTATGAAAGTCATCTGCGCGCGCTGATCGAGGAACGGCGCTGGCCGAACTCGACCGTCGACATCAGCGAGCTGCGCCTCGTCATCGACTATCAACGCCAGAATGGCGCCGATCGCACGCTGACGCTCGACATCGTCGACTATCCCGGCGAATGGCTGCTCGATCTGCCGCTGCTGCAAAAGAGCTTTGAGCAATGGTCGGCGGAGAGCCTGGCACTGTCGCGCGAGGCACCACGTGCGCATCTCGCCGGCGAATGGCACGCCCATCTTGCAACCCTCAAGTCCGAGGCGCGCGAGGATGAGCAGGCCACACTCACAGCCGCAAAGCTCTTCACCGATTATTTGCGCGCCTGCCGCGACGAGCGCTTTGCGATGAGCCTGCTGCCGCCCGGCCGCTTCCTGATGCCGGGCAATCTCGCCGACACGCCGGCGCTGACCTTTGCGCCGCTCGACGTGCCCGCAGGCCGACTGGCACCGGATGGCTCGCTATGGGCCATGATGGTGCGGCGTTACGAGGCCTACAAGGACGTCGTGGTGCGGCCGTTCTTCCGCGATCATTTTGCCAGGCTCGATCGCCAGATCGTGCTGGCGGATGCGCTGGCCGCATTCAACTCCGGCCCCGAAGCGCTGCACGATCTCGAAGCGGCACTTGCGGGAATCCTCGATTGCTTCCGTATCGGCCGCAGCACGATCCTCTCCAGCCTGTTCCGGCCGCGCATCGACCGCATCCTGTTCGCGGCGACCAAGGCGGACCATCTGCATCATTCCAGCCACGACCGGCTCGAGGCCGTGCTGCGCCGCGCCGTCACCCGCGCCGTGGCGCGCGCGGAAGACACCGGCGCCGAGATCGACGTGGTCGCGCTTGCCGCCGTGCGCGCCACGCGCGAGGCACAGGTCGCGCATGGCCGCGACAAACTGCCGTCGATCCTGGGAACGCCGGCGGCAGGCGAAAGCGCCAGCGGCGAGTTTTTTGACGGCAACACGGAGGTTGCGACCTTTCCGGGCGATTTGCCGGCGGACCCGGAGCCATTGTTCAACGGCTCCGATGCGTTCCGCGGCCTCTCGACCGAGGCCGCCGAAAAGAGCGATTTCCGCTTCCTGCGCTTCCGCCCGCCAAAGCTCGAACGCGAAGGCTCCGAAGAGCCGGTGCTGCCTCACATCCGCCTCGACCGTGCCTTGCAGTTCCTGATCGGAGACAAGCTCGCATGA
- a CDS encoding YcjF family protein: MNDRSKPRRPATFRLDDPGVVVTEADETARLGRGTIQITPEPDPAMLPVPIETTLPARRGFPWGALFWSGLAGLTLLGVGLGVVHLIEDLFARSESLGFVGLALAFVTTLALAVVIGREAFGLARLATIEKLHQRAATVLASDDRRESRAIVQDLIKIAHQNPQLARARAALESHAGEIIDGADMIRLAERELMAPLDAEARRLVSVAAQRVSIVTAVSPRALIDVMFVFVASLRLIRQLARLYGGRPGALGMIRLLRHVIAHLAITGGMAASDSLVQQMLGHGIAAKLSQRLGEGMLNGLLTARLGLAAIDVTRPLPFAALPQPKLSDLATDLLRRKEDEE, translated from the coding sequence ATGAACGACCGATCCAAGCCACGGCGGCCGGCGACGTTCCGGCTCGACGATCCCGGCGTCGTCGTCACCGAAGCCGACGAGACGGCGCGGCTCGGCCGCGGCACCATCCAGATCACGCCCGAGCCCGATCCGGCGATGCTGCCGGTCCCGATTGAAACGACGTTGCCGGCGCGGCGCGGATTTCCCTGGGGCGCGCTGTTCTGGTCCGGCCTCGCCGGACTGACGCTGCTCGGCGTCGGACTCGGCGTGGTCCATCTGATCGAAGATCTGTTTGCGCGCAGCGAGAGCCTTGGCTTCGTCGGACTTGCTCTTGCGTTCGTCACCACGCTTGCGCTCGCGGTGGTGATCGGGCGCGAAGCTTTTGGTCTTGCGCGCCTGGCGACGATCGAGAAGCTGCACCAGCGTGCGGCCACGGTCCTTGCCAGCGACGACCGCAGGGAGAGCCGCGCCATCGTGCAGGATCTCATCAAGATCGCGCACCAGAACCCGCAGCTCGCGCGCGCCCGCGCCGCGCTGGAGAGCCATGCGGGCGAGATCATCGACGGCGCCGACATGATCCGGCTCGCCGAGCGCGAGTTGATGGCACCGCTGGACGCCGAAGCGCGGCGGCTGGTATCGGTTGCCGCGCAGCGGGTCTCGATCGTCACCGCCGTTTCGCCGCGCGCGCTGATCGACGTGATGTTCGTGTTCGTCGCCTCGCTTCGCCTGATCCGCCAGCTCGCCCGCCTCTATGGCGGCCGGCCCGGCGCGCTCGGCATGATCCGCCTGCTCCGCCACGTCATCGCGCATCTCGCCATCACCGGCGGCATGGCGGCAAGCGACAGCCTGGTGCAGCAGATGCTTGGTCACGGCATTGCGGCAAAGCTGTCGCAGCGCTTGGGCGAAGGCATGCTCAACGGGTTGCTGACGGCGCGGTTGGGATTGGCCGCAATCGACGTCACAAGGCCGCTGCCGTTCGCAGCGCTGCCACAGCCAAAGCTGTCGGACCTCGCGACGGATCTGTTGCGGAGGAAAGAGGACGAGGAGTAG
- a CDS encoding glycosyltransferase family 39 protein, with the protein MTLLRIVYASAIELRTDEAYYWTWSKEAALSFLDHPPMISWFIRLGTAIFGDTTLGVRFGGIVAMLVTQLLLADIVRRLTHDARAVVLAVLMPEAALYYGLLMAKVAPDVAMIPFAVAMMWSLVRLAQSGDGRWWLAAGLFAGLSLLSKFTAIMFAPAVAVFLLVLDWRWLRSPYPWLAALIAIVVFSPVLIWNAQHDWASFRFQGVRATTNYGISLRTLGDYIGLQFGLVGFVMLPVVLSGLVMTAWRGFRTREPVAILLSTAVLVPFLYFLVKSMTLRVGDTWPMFMWPAGFAAAAINLAMMPKVGWSTRMIRTSIFWANTAVISGIAFVVIVFLYYVAAPWNFLGRIDPVGGEAGFEQVAARVQTALDETGATWIATTDYRTYAMMRWLFRGRVPVTELNERGRFQDFRDPGMDRIKGHAGIYVGREPDNHAPLWDSIPAKREQLGQVERRWRGVLSDTYVLEKLTGWTPELSPPKDSPLFQWRVLALGATPRPLSSATDPSRGPTALAVAALRTAAAL; encoded by the coding sequence ATGACGCTGCTGCGCATCGTCTATGCCTCCGCGATCGAGCTGCGCACCGACGAGGCCTATTACTGGACCTGGTCGAAAGAGGCGGCGCTGAGCTTCCTCGATCATCCGCCGATGATCTCATGGTTCATCCGCCTCGGTACCGCGATCTTCGGCGACACCACGCTCGGCGTCCGCTTTGGCGGCATCGTCGCGATGCTGGTGACGCAACTCCTGCTCGCCGACATCGTCCGCCGCCTCACCCACGATGCGCGCGCGGTCGTGCTCGCGGTGTTGATGCCGGAGGCGGCACTCTATTACGGGTTGCTGATGGCCAAGGTCGCCCCCGACGTTGCCATGATCCCGTTCGCGGTGGCGATGATGTGGTCGCTGGTGCGGTTGGCGCAGAGCGGCGACGGACGCTGGTGGCTCGCCGCCGGCCTGTTCGCCGGCCTGTCGCTGCTGTCGAAATTCACCGCGATCATGTTCGCGCCGGCGGTGGCTGTCTTTCTTCTGGTGCTGGATTGGCGCTGGCTGCGCAGCCCTTATCCCTGGCTCGCCGCGCTGATCGCGATCGTCGTGTTCTCGCCGGTCCTGATCTGGAATGCGCAGCACGACTGGGCCTCGTTCCGCTTCCAGGGTGTGCGCGCCACCACCAATTACGGCATCTCGCTGCGCACCCTCGGTGACTATATCGGCCTGCAATTCGGCCTGGTCGGTTTCGTCATGCTGCCGGTGGTGCTGTCGGGCCTCGTGATGACGGCATGGCGCGGCTTTCGCACGCGTGAGCCGGTTGCGATTCTGCTGTCGACCGCGGTGCTGGTGCCGTTTCTCTATTTCCTCGTGAAGTCGATGACGCTGCGGGTGGGCGATACCTGGCCGATGTTCATGTGGCCGGCAGGCTTCGCCGCCGCGGCGATCAATCTCGCAATGATGCCGAAGGTCGGCTGGTCGACGCGGATGATCCGGACGAGCATCTTCTGGGCCAACACGGCGGTGATCTCGGGCATCGCCTTCGTCGTCATCGTGTTCCTCTATTACGTCGCAGCGCCCTGGAACTTCCTTGGCAGGATCGACCCGGTCGGCGGCGAGGCCGGCTTCGAGCAGGTCGCGGCACGCGTGCAGACCGCGCTGGATGAGACCGGCGCGACCTGGATCGCGACGACGGATTACCGTACCTACGCGATGATGCGCTGGCTGTTCCGGGGCCGTGTCCCCGTGACTGAGCTCAACGAGCGCGGCCGCTTCCAGGATTTCCGCGATCCGGGCATGGATCGGATCAAGGGGCACGCCGGCATCTATGTCGGGCGTGAGCCGGACAATCATGCGCCGTTGTGGGATTCGATCCCCGCCAAGCGCGAGCAGCTTGGCCAGGTCGAACGCCGCTGGCGCGGCGTTCTCAGTGATACCTACGTGCTGGAAAAATTAACGGGCTGGACGCCGGAGCTCTCGCCGCCGAAGGACTCACCGCTCTTTCAGTGGCGCGTGCTGGCCTTGGGAGCTACTCCTCGTCCTCTTTCCTCCGCAACAGATCCGTCGCGAGGTCCGACAGCTTTGGCTGTGGCAGCGCTGCGAACGGCAGCGGCCTTGTGA
- a CDS encoding adenylate/guanylate cyclase domain-containing protein yields the protein MAATASSRLSELVRSTSARQVRLVCGVILFAYVVSHFLNHALGNISVDAMQVGVYYHTIFWRFLPVTIVFYGAALTHMGLGVYALYQRREFRWKAIEPIQLVLGLSIPALIMAHVIGVRLGQTLYGHEKLYPQELYLFFVASPGRLWTMTTLLIIAWVHGCIGIYFWLRLKPFFIRAAPFLLAAAVLIPTLALLGIYQGGRSVTADSEDGEWRTHNFTQRQVGTVAEADTLDRITGGLVIGYVGLLGLVLLARGVRGWRERRGGMIALSYGNGKTVRVPKGLSVLEASLRHNVPHASVCGGRARCSTCRIRIIGDHGALPEPSQREAFVLARVGTADPSIRLACQLRPDCDLSFFQLFMPHTLSANANATSPARIGQERYLVSLFVDMRGSTQLAEKRLPFDTVFIVNRFLAAVSQAVIENGGQPNQFVGDGMLALFGLTSDPQEACRQALKAVAGIGTHVDELNELLSHDLRQPIRFGIGVHGGEVIIGDIGYRDHIVFTALGDAVNVAARLQDMTKTLACEAIVSEEVHRTAGLRDDALPHQEVAIRGRDEPMVVRVVADTRKLSAVIARGERVAA from the coding sequence ATGGCCGCCACCGCATCTTCACGATTGTCCGAACTCGTGCGCTCGACCAGCGCGCGGCAGGTGCGGCTGGTCTGCGGCGTTATCCTGTTCGCCTATGTGGTCAGCCACTTCCTGAACCATGCGCTCGGCAACATCTCGGTCGACGCCATGCAGGTGGGGGTCTACTACCACACGATTTTCTGGCGGTTCCTCCCCGTGACGATCGTGTTCTATGGCGCGGCCCTCACCCATATGGGGCTCGGCGTCTATGCGCTGTACCAGCGCCGGGAGTTCCGCTGGAAGGCGATCGAACCGATCCAGCTCGTGCTGGGCCTGAGCATCCCCGCACTGATCATGGCGCATGTGATCGGCGTGCGGCTCGGCCAGACGCTGTACGGCCACGAAAAGCTCTATCCGCAGGAGCTCTATCTGTTCTTCGTCGCCTCGCCCGGCCGGCTCTGGACGATGACGACCCTGCTCATCATCGCCTGGGTGCACGGCTGCATCGGAATTTATTTCTGGCTCCGCCTCAAGCCGTTCTTCATCCGCGCCGCGCCGTTCCTGCTGGCGGCCGCGGTGCTGATTCCGACGCTGGCGCTGCTCGGCATCTACCAGGGCGGCCGTAGCGTCACCGCCGACAGCGAAGACGGAGAATGGCGCACGCATAATTTCACGCAGCGCCAGGTCGGAACGGTCGCAGAGGCCGACACGCTCGACCGCATCACCGGCGGCCTCGTCATCGGCTATGTCGGCCTGCTCGGGCTGGTGTTGCTGGCGCGCGGCGTGCGCGGCTGGCGCGAGCGACGCGGCGGCATGATCGCGCTGTCTTACGGCAATGGAAAAACGGTGCGCGTGCCGAAAGGGCTCTCGGTGCTGGAGGCAAGCCTGCGCCATAACGTGCCGCATGCCAGCGTCTGCGGCGGCCGCGCCCGCTGCTCGACCTGCCGCATCCGTATCATCGGCGACCATGGCGCTCTGCCGGAGCCGTCGCAGCGCGAGGCTTTCGTGCTCGCCCGCGTCGGCACGGCCGATCCCTCGATCAGGCTCGCCTGCCAGCTGCGGCCGGACTGCGACCTCTCCTTCTTCCAGCTCTTCATGCCACATACGCTGTCGGCGAACGCGAATGCAACGTCGCCTGCTCGAATCGGTCAGGAGCGCTATCTCGTCAGCCTGTTCGTCGACATGCGCGGCTCGACGCAGCTCGCCGAGAAGCGGCTGCCGTTCGACACCGTCTTCATCGTCAACCGCTTCCTCGCAGCGGTGTCGCAAGCCGTGATCGAGAATGGCGGCCAGCCGAACCAGTTCGTCGGCGACGGCATGCTGGCGCTGTTCGGCCTGACCAGCGATCCGCAAGAAGCCTGCCGCCAGGCGCTGAAGGCCGTCGCCGGCATCGGCACCCATGTCGACGAGCTCAACGAGCTCCTGAGCCACGATCTGCGCCAGCCGATCCGCTTCGGCATCGGCGTCCATGGCGGCGAGGTGATCATCGGCGACATCGGCTATCGCGACCACATCGTCTTTACCGCGCTCGGCGATGCCGTCAATGTCGCAGCCCGCCTCCAGGACATGACCAAAACGCTGGCCTGCGAGGCGATCGTCTCGGAGGAGGTCCACCGCACCGCCGGCCTGCGCGACGACGCGCTGCCGCACCAGGAGGTCGCGATCCGCGGCCGCGACGAGCCGATGGTGGTGCGCGTCGTGGCGGACACGAGGAAATTGTCGGCCGTGATCGCACGCGGCGAGCGCGTCGCGGCGTAA
- a CDS encoding molybdopterin-dependent oxidoreductase, producing the protein MFDRRDLLKGAGLATLATALNSTKALALDTVTLPFANGERPLVKYPQKRPMIGLTSRPPQLETPFAVFNDGPITPNNAFFVRYHLADLPYNLDPDKFTLEIKGKVDKPLKLSLKDIRKMKATEIVAVNQCSGNSRGLVEPRVAGGQLANGAMGNARWRGVPLKTLLDMAGVQAGAKQVTFGGMDGPVSDKTPDFVKALDLDHAADGEVMLAYGMNGEDLPFLNGFPLRLIVPGYYGTYWVKHLNEITVIDNVYDGFWMKGAYRIPDTPNNSIEPGTTPKATIPINRFTIRSFITSVPDGTKLKPGRTTLRGIAFDGGKGIKDVSVSTDGGKTWTSAKLGKDLGNYSFREWKLPVKLAAGSYELKVRATGNSGETQPDTPRWNPAGYLRNVVETTRVSVA; encoded by the coding sequence ATGTTCGATCGACGCGACCTGCTCAAAGGAGCGGGACTTGCCACACTTGCGACTGCACTGAACTCCACCAAAGCGCTGGCTCTCGACACCGTCACCCTGCCCTTCGCCAATGGCGAGCGGCCGCTGGTGAAATATCCGCAGAAGCGGCCGATGATCGGGCTCACCAGCCGGCCGCCCCAGCTCGAAACTCCCTTCGCGGTGTTCAACGACGGTCCGATCACGCCGAACAACGCGTTCTTCGTGCGCTATCACCTCGCCGATCTGCCCTACAATCTCGACCCCGACAAGTTCACGCTCGAGATCAAGGGCAAGGTCGACAAGCCGCTCAAGCTCTCGCTCAAAGACATCAGGAAGATGAAGGCGACCGAGATCGTCGCCGTGAATCAGTGCTCCGGCAACAGCCGCGGCCTCGTAGAGCCGCGCGTCGCCGGCGGCCAGCTCGCCAACGGCGCGATGGGCAATGCGCGCTGGCGCGGCGTGCCGCTGAAGACCCTGCTCGACATGGCAGGCGTGCAGGCCGGCGCCAAGCAGGTTACCTTCGGCGGCATGGACGGCCCGGTCAGTGACAAGACGCCGGATTTCGTCAAGGCGCTCGACCTCGATCATGCCGCCGACGGCGAGGTGATGCTGGCCTACGGCATGAACGGCGAGGACCTGCCGTTCCTCAACGGCTTTCCACTGCGCCTGATCGTGCCCGGCTATTACGGCACCTACTGGGTCAAGCATCTCAACGAGATCACCGTCATCGACAATGTCTATGATGGCTTCTGGATGAAGGGGGCCTATCGCATTCCCGATACGCCGAACAATTCGATCGAGCCCGGCACCACTCCCAAGGCGACGATCCCGATCAACCGCTTCACTATCCGCTCCTTCATCACCAGCGTCCCCGACGGCACCAAGCTGAAGCCAGGCCGCACCACGCTGCGCGGCATCGCCTTCGACGGCGGCAAGGGCATCAAGGATGTTTCGGTCTCCACCGATGGTGGCAAGACCTGGACGTCTGCCAAGCTCGGCAAGGATTTGGGCAACTACTCCTTCCGCGAATGGAAGCTGCCGGTGAAGCTCGCCGCGGGCTCCTACGAGCTCAAGGTGCGCGCCACCGGCAATTCCGGCGAGACGCAGCCGGATACGCCGCGCTGGAACCCGGCGGGTTATTTGCGCAACGTCGTCGAAACCACCCGCGTCAGCGTCGCCTGA
- a CDS encoding cytochrome c encodes MQRIVLLIVALAVGFASLATGPAVTASPVNYQIPDEVAAFKPGPNLEIVQGNCTACHSADYINTQPQMKDKKGFWQAEVTKMIKVYGAPIDDADVGKIVDYLAATY; translated from the coding sequence ATGCAGCGCATCGTTCTCCTTATCGTCGCCCTGGCCGTCGGTTTTGCATCGCTTGCGACCGGCCCCGCCGTGACCGCGTCGCCCGTCAACTACCAGATCCCGGACGAGGTCGCCGCGTTCAAGCCCGGCCCCAATCTCGAAATCGTGCAGGGCAATTGCACCGCCTGCCACTCGGCCGACTACATCAACACGCAGCCGCAGATGAAGGACAAGAAAGGCTTCTGGCAGGCTGAAGTGACCAAGATGATCAAGGTCTACGGCGCGCCGATCGACGATGCCGACGTCGGCAAGATCGTCGACTATCTGGCCGCGACTTATTGA
- a CDS encoding cold-shock protein: MAKGTVKWFNPTKGYGFIQPASGGKDVFVHISAVQKAGLSSLNEGQTVEYEEIANRGKTSAENLKV; encoded by the coding sequence ATGGCTAAAGGTACGGTCAAGTGGTTCAATCCGACGAAGGGTTATGGATTTATCCAGCCTGCGTCGGGCGGCAAGGATGTGTTCGTGCATATCTCGGCAGTGCAGAAGGCCGGTCTGTCCTCCCTCAACGAGGGCCAGACGGTCGAGTATGAAGAGATCGCAAACCGGGGCAAGACGTCCGCAGAGAACCTCAAAGTATAA
- a CDS encoding Lrp/AsnC ligand binding domain-containing protein translates to MELDRIDRKILSILQEDGRIANVELAERIGLSPTSIGERLKRLQREGFVEGYGARLNPHRLGLGLLVFVEVLLDKTTPDNFERFARAVKLAPEVLECHMVAGGFDYLVKARLADMTAYRRFLGETLLSMPGVRETRTYAVMEEIKRDAPLPVG, encoded by the coding sequence ATGGAACTCGATCGAATCGACCGCAAAATTCTCTCCATTTTGCAGGAGGATGGGCGAATCGCCAATGTCGAACTCGCCGAGCGCATCGGGCTGTCGCCGACCTCGATCGGCGAGCGGCTGAAGCGGCTCCAGCGAGAAGGATTTGTCGAAGGCTATGGCGCCAGGCTCAATCCGCACCGGCTCGGTCTTGGCCTATTGGTGTTCGTCGAGGTGCTGCTCGACAAGACCACGCCGGATAATTTCGAGCGTTTTGCGCGCGCGGTGAAACTCGCGCCCGAGGTGCTGGAGTGTCACATGGTTGCCGGAGGCTTCGACTATCTCGTGAAGGCGCGGCTTGCCGACATGACCGCGTATCGACGCTTCCTCGGCGAGACCTTGCTGTCGATGCCGGGCGTGCGCGAGACGCGCACCTATGCGGTGATGGAGGAGATCAAGCGCGACGCACCGTTGCCGGTGGGCTGA